The following coding sequences are from one Candidatus Oleimmundimicrobium sp. window:
- a CDS encoding cell wall-binding repeat-containing protein has translation MRKKIAIILTIAMLLPMIVMIAPAYADYASYTTRLSGATRVETAVAVSKKQHPTIGGASAVVLARKDAFPDALAGGVLADAKSAPILLTSSISLDAATKDEINRCLNYAPKTVYILGGTGAISADVESEVKALDSDYTVTRISGADRYETAVEIAKAAHAAPTTYLIATGENFPDALAAAAAGAKYDFPVLLVTKDSIPTATKDLILSDEGRDVKLIIVGGTGVVSDTVVSELAGLTSGTIKRVSGADRYATAVEVAKHADLWNRAAANIASTWSVARGDDFADALAGAILGRPLLLTNTSDFNATTESYLKTIFPKSTDVSTGNVYVLGGTGAIINSVERLIAIRVSGENWGTPIAAPGIYSVNGGIGATTNSPAGPSSDTAPDVKVLHDAVKAAGIMTLYDATGADLVKLATIATVVDAASTTITSFATALSTDGTYALKVKIVDKYGNESPLSAGFSYTLDTTKPYPTGIALADGNGTLANDDKMTITFNETIDPSTVLAGGISDGVFSTLGTFATVGSNTGSYAATIDATHKIVTITLTITLGASDTPFSGEFTFTSGINTITDAAGNLVVDNATCTQTGIW, from the coding sequence ATGAGAAAAAAAATAGCCATTATACTTACGATTGCCATGTTATTGCCGATGATTGTTATGATAGCGCCGGCTTATGCCGATTACGCGTCATACACAACCCGGCTTTCCGGCGCGACCAGAGTTGAGACGGCTGTCGCGGTTTCTAAAAAACAGCATCCAACCATTGGCGGAGCATCAGCGGTAGTTCTTGCCCGCAAAGACGCGTTTCCGGATGCCTTGGCTGGAGGTGTTCTCGCCGACGCCAAGAGCGCGCCGATTTTATTGACTTCCTCAATTTCACTCGACGCTGCCACCAAAGATGAGATAAACAGGTGTTTAAATTATGCTCCAAAAACGGTTTATATCCTTGGAGGCACGGGAGCTATCTCTGCTGATGTGGAGAGTGAAGTTAAAGCTCTCGATAGCGATTACACGGTAACAAGGATTTCCGGAGCCGACAGGTATGAAACGGCTGTAGAGATTGCCAAAGCGGCCCATGCCGCTCCTACTACTTATCTGATTGCCACCGGGGAGAACTTCCCGGATGCTTTAGCGGCAGCCGCGGCCGGCGCAAAATATGATTTTCCTGTTCTGTTGGTGACTAAAGATTCTATTCCTACTGCTACAAAGGATTTAATTCTTTCCGATGAGGGCAGGGATGTGAAACTTATCATTGTTGGCGGAACCGGCGTTGTTTCAGACACGGTCGTTAGCGAGCTTGCCGGACTTACGAGCGGCACCATTAAGCGCGTTTCCGGAGCCGACAGGTATGCTACGGCGGTTGAGGTGGCCAAGCATGCTGACCTGTGGAATCGCGCTGCTGCTAACATTGCTTCCACGTGGTCTGTGGCAAGAGGCGATGACTTCGCGGACGCTTTGGCGGGAGCTATTTTGGGAAGACCGCTTTTGCTTACCAATACGTCAGACTTTAACGCGACTACCGAGAGTTATCTAAAGACGATTTTCCCGAAAAGTACTGACGTGAGTACGGGCAACGTTTATGTTCTCGGCGGAACAGGAGCAATCATCAATTCTGTAGAGAGGTTGATTGCCATCAGGGTTTCCGGCGAAAACTGGGGAACACCGATAGCTGCGCCCGGCATTTATTCGGTTAACGGAGGAATCGGCGCGACAACTAATTCACCGGCCGGCCCGTCATCGGATACCGCGCCTGACGTTAAAGTCTTGCATGACGCGGTTAAAGCTGCCGGAATCATGACGCTTTACGACGCGACCGGCGCTGACCTTGTTAAGCTTGCGACCATAGCTACTGTGGTGGATGCGGCAAGCACTACCATAACTTCCTTTGCTACCGCTCTCAGCACGGATGGGACTTATGCTCTGAAGGTTAAGATTGTCGATAAATACGGCAATGAGAGCCCCTTGTCAGCCGGCTTTAGCTATACTCTTGATACGACAAAGCCATATCCAACGGGCATAGCTTTAGCAGATGGCAATGGCACATTAGCTAACGATGATAAGATGACCATCACCTTCAATGAGACCATTGACCCGAGTACGGTTCTTGCCGGTGGCATCTCAGACGGAGTGTTTAGCACTCTTGGCACATTTGCCACTGTGGGTAGCAATACGGGCTCATACGCGGCAACTATTGATGCTACCCACAAGATTGTTACGATAACATTAACCATCACTCTCGGCGCAAGTGACACACCGTTTAGCGGTGAATTTACCTTTACATCGGGTATAAATACTATAACCGATGCTGCCGGTAATCTTGTTGTTGATAATGCAACTTGTACGCAAACCGGCATTTGGTAA
- a CDS encoding SpoIID/LytB domain-containing protein, which produces MFKKLAAFVTALTLLGSLFFIGSPLAFALSPTDTIVIEGHGWGHAVGMCQYGAKGMAEAGFTYDRILAHYYQGTTLEAGSVPATIKIGLLTKQSEISVTGTGNFNIYAGSDIIATGSAEQVWKVRLSGTQYQVIKPDETPLGTYAYPIKFVPASGLIKLPQKTTYNRFRGSMIVQSLTDGLAAINELSFDKYLYGVVPSEMPSSWHPEALKAQACAARNYAFKNIGKHDNYDLCATTHCQVYLGYDHERESTNAAVDATAGKLIMNSDGPITAYYHSTCGGSTENSENVWSTPRDYCKAATCPYCTASKYRNWSVTYTVSEIQAKLNANDATKVPGTLIGLEITSLRGPRRVGYVKIVGTDGEVEVSGSKFQSVLGLRSTWFTISRIPRLAGLNRYSTSCAISTKGWETSNAVVIARGDLFPDALAGAALAYKNSCPILLTESATLTAETEAEIKRLGATRAIILGGTGAISSTVEQKLSQLGLSVTRISGEDRYDTAAKIALKVGSPSQTAIIATGENFADALAISSYSAENQKPILLTLKDSLPNETDNVLSSLGIKSVVIVGGTGAVSQTVQDALIAMGITVTRIGGTDRYDTAYKIANQYFSAPVNVYITRGDLFPDALSAAPLAAKNSAPLLLVKPGELPLGIKSYLEAKSAFISGPYIIGGSGAVSSAVDNEIANALGI; this is translated from the coding sequence GTGTTTAAGAAATTGGCAGCATTCGTTACAGCACTTACATTGCTTGGAAGTTTGTTTTTTATTGGCTCCCCCTTAGCTTTTGCCCTGAGCCCCACAGATACCATTGTAATTGAGGGACATGGTTGGGGACATGCCGTTGGCATGTGTCAGTATGGGGCCAAAGGAATGGCCGAAGCTGGCTTTACCTATGACCGGATTCTCGCGCACTATTATCAAGGAACGACGCTGGAGGCGGGAAGCGTCCCTGCCACTATCAAAATCGGATTATTAACTAAACAGAGCGAAATTTCTGTTACTGGCACTGGAAATTTTAACATCTATGCTGGTTCTGATATTATTGCCACGGGTTCTGCCGAGCAGGTTTGGAAGGTTCGTCTCTCCGGCACACAATATCAAGTCATAAAACCGGATGAAACACCGCTTGGAACGTATGCTTATCCGATAAAATTTGTTCCGGCCTCCGGCCTCATTAAATTACCACAGAAGACGACCTACAACCGCTTTCGCGGAAGCATGATAGTTCAATCGCTCACCGATGGCCTTGCTGCCATAAACGAGCTTTCATTTGATAAATATCTTTACGGAGTAGTTCCCTCAGAGATGCCCTCGAGCTGGCATCCGGAGGCGCTTAAAGCTCAGGCCTGCGCGGCAAGAAATTACGCGTTTAAAAATATCGGCAAACATGACAATTATGATTTGTGCGCTACCACCCACTGTCAAGTTTATCTAGGGTACGATCACGAGAGAGAAAGTACAAACGCGGCGGTTGATGCCACAGCCGGAAAATTAATTATGAATAGTGATGGGCCAATTACCGCTTACTATCATTCTACCTGCGGTGGCTCAACGGAAAATTCTGAAAATGTATGGTCCACCCCCCGGGATTATTGCAAGGCTGCCACTTGTCCTTATTGCACAGCTTCAAAGTATCGCAATTGGAGCGTGACATATACGGTTTCCGAGATTCAAGCAAAATTGAATGCGAATGATGCTACAAAAGTTCCCGGTACTTTAATCGGGCTTGAGATAACCTCATTGCGGGGCCCAAGAAGGGTGGGCTATGTGAAGATTGTCGGTACTGATGGTGAAGTTGAGGTTTCTGGCAGCAAATTCCAAAGCGTGCTCGGGCTAAGAAGTACCTGGTTTACCATCTCTCGCATTCCGCGTCTCGCCGGCTTAAACCGTTACTCGACGTCATGCGCGATATCCACCAAGGGCTGGGAGACATCTAATGCGGTAGTTATCGCGAGAGGAGATCTCTTTCCCGACGCGCTGGCAGGGGCGGCTTTAGCTTACAAGAATTCATGTCCCATACTGCTTACCGAAAGCGCCACGCTTACCGCTGAGACTGAAGCTGAAATAAAAAGACTGGGTGCGACCAGGGCTATAATTTTGGGAGGCACGGGCGCGATATCTTCAACCGTTGAGCAAAAATTATCCCAACTTGGCTTGAGCGTTACAAGAATATCGGGTGAAGATAGGTATGATACGGCGGCAAAAATTGCTCTTAAGGTTGGTTCTCCCAGCCAGACAGCGATAATTGCAACTGGTGAGAATTTCGCTGATGCGTTGGCTATATCGAGCTATTCTGCCGAAAACCAAAAACCCATACTTCTAACTTTAAAAGATTCCCTTCCAAATGAAACCGATAATGTGCTTTCAAGCTTGGGAATAAAAAGCGTGGTAATAGTAGGGGGAACCGGCGCGGTTTCTCAAACTGTGCAAGACGCGCTCATTGCAATGGGTATAACCGTAACGAGGATAGGGGGCACGGATAGATACGACACAGCTTACAAGATTGCCAATCAATATTTCTCGGCGCCGGTAAATGTTTATATAACCAGAGGAGACCTCTTCCCGGATGCCCTTTCGGCGGCGCCTCTTGCGGCGAAGAATTCAGCTCCGCTTCTTCTGGTTAAACCGGGCGAACTTCCTTTGGGGATAAAGAGCTATCTTGAGGCAAAAAGTGCGTTCATAAGCGGGCCTTATATTATTGGCGGCTCCGGTGCCGTTTCAAGCGCGGTTGACAATGAGATTGCAAACGCCCTGGGCATTTAA